In Vibrio sp. 10N, the following proteins share a genomic window:
- a CDS encoding protein adenylyltransferase SelO, with translation MSLLDEIKVSHRYTTLPSGFFHHVLPTPLDNPRWVSWNQPLAERFGFSSDAPQSSELLSVLSGSLPTDKFKPLAMKYAGHQFGTYNPDLGDGRGLLLGELVADTGIVFDLHLKGAGQTPYSRMGDGRAVLRSTIREYLCSEAMAELGVPTTRALGMMVSDTPVYREKVEQGALLLRLAESHIRFGHFEHFFYTEQHDLLRHLADKVIEWHFPQCQEAKRPYLAMFERIIALTADLIAHWQSIGFAHGVMNTDNMSILGQTLDYGPFGFMDEYQPSYVCNYSDYEGRYAFDRQPSIALWNLTALAQALTPLIERAELEAALEHFSPRLQSQYSAQMREKFGLYTKQPQDGTFFEDSFVLLESEGIDYPRFFRALSCLDIQGNGSLLNLFVDRNKAETWLKRYLRRCDKETISASERGKQMRTVNPKYILRNYLAQQAIEKAEQGDFAFVNTLAKVLKTPYDEQPDYEYLAKRPPDWGKTMVISCSS, from the coding sequence ATGTCGTTGTTAGATGAAATCAAGGTTAGCCACCGCTATACCACATTGCCTTCAGGCTTTTTTCATCATGTTTTGCCAACCCCCCTCGATAACCCGAGATGGGTCAGCTGGAATCAACCACTCGCAGAGCGTTTCGGTTTTAGCAGTGACGCGCCACAATCTTCAGAGTTACTCAGTGTGCTCTCGGGAAGTCTCCCTACCGATAAGTTTAAACCTCTAGCCATGAAGTACGCTGGACACCAGTTTGGTACCTATAACCCAGATTTGGGTGATGGACGCGGACTCTTGCTGGGGGAGCTCGTGGCGGACACTGGTATTGTCTTCGATTTGCACCTTAAAGGCGCAGGGCAAACACCCTATTCTCGAATGGGGGATGGTCGCGCTGTACTGCGTTCAACCATTCGTGAGTATTTGTGCAGTGAAGCGATGGCAGAGCTGGGCGTGCCGACGACACGAGCGCTGGGCATGATGGTGAGTGACACGCCGGTGTATCGTGAAAAGGTAGAGCAAGGCGCTTTGCTGCTGCGATTGGCTGAATCGCATATTCGTTTTGGGCACTTTGAACATTTCTTTTATACCGAGCAACATGACCTGCTTCGGCACCTTGCAGATAAAGTCATTGAGTGGCACTTCCCTCAATGTCAGGAAGCAAAGCGGCCCTATCTTGCGATGTTTGAGCGCATCATAGCGCTGACAGCGGACTTGATTGCTCACTGGCAATCCATAGGGTTTGCCCATGGAGTGATGAATACCGATAACATGTCTATTTTGGGGCAAACATTGGATTATGGGCCGTTTGGCTTTATGGATGAATATCAGCCGAGCTATGTGTGTAATTACTCTGATTACGAGGGACGTTATGCGTTCGATCGTCAACCTTCCATCGCTCTTTGGAACCTGACGGCATTGGCACAGGCGCTGACACCACTGATTGAACGGGCCGAACTGGAGGCCGCTCTTGAGCATTTTTCTCCGCGGCTGCAAAGTCAGTACAGTGCTCAAATGCGCGAGAAGTTTGGTTTGTATACCAAGCAGCCTCAGGATGGCACATTCTTTGAGGATAGTTTTGTTTTGCTGGAATCGGAGGGTATTGATTATCCTCGTTTCTTCCGTGCGTTATCGTGCTTAGACATACAGGGTAATGGTTCACTCCTAAATTTGTTTGTGGACAGAAACAAAGCCGAGACGTGGCTTAAGCGGTATTTACGGCGATGCGACAAAGAGACCATATCAGCATCTGAGCGCGGCAAGCAGATGCGAACGGTGAACCCTAAGTACATCTTACGAAATTATCTGGCTCAGCAAGCTATTGAAAAAGCGGAGCAAGGCGACTTTGCATTCGTGAATACCTTAGCGAAGGTGCTAAAAACTCCGTACGATGAGCAACCAGACTATGAGTATCTGGCGAAACGGCCGCCTGATTGGGGAAAAACAATGGTGATCAGTTGCTCTTCTTAG
- a CDS encoding carbohydrate ABC transporter permease, with protein MEQALNAQDSNKQSAPKPSLVDRLQHWLPKIVMAPTMLVTLVCIYGFIFWTAAISLTNSRFLPSFNFVGFAQYEKLMDNDRWITSITNLGIFGVLFMLIAIVLGVGLAILLDQNIRQEGAIRTIYLYPMALSFIVTGTAWKWILNPGLGIEKLMHDWGFENFQFDWLVNSDMAVYTLVIAAVWQSSGFVMAMFLAGLRGIDSSIIKAAQIDGANLPTIYWKIILPCLRPVFFSAVIITSHIAIKSFDLVTAMTAGGPGYSSDLPALFMYAHSFTRGQIGLGAASAMMMLAGILAILVPYLYSELREKKS; from the coding sequence ATGGAGCAGGCTTTGAATGCACAAGACTCAAATAAGCAGTCCGCACCAAAACCGAGCTTGGTAGATCGCCTTCAACATTGGCTACCAAAAATAGTCATGGCACCCACCATGCTCGTTACCCTAGTGTGTATTTACGGGTTCATCTTTTGGACTGCGGCAATCTCATTAACCAACTCGCGTTTTCTTCCTTCGTTCAACTTTGTTGGCTTTGCTCAGTATGAGAAGCTGATGGACAACGACCGTTGGATCACTTCCATCACCAATCTCGGTATCTTTGGCGTGCTGTTCATGCTGATAGCGATTGTGCTCGGTGTTGGACTCGCCATATTGCTTGACCAAAATATCCGTCAAGAAGGCGCAATTCGTACTATCTACCTCTACCCGATGGCACTCTCTTTCATTGTCACAGGTACAGCGTGGAAATGGATCTTAAACCCAGGTCTCGGCATCGAAAAACTCATGCATGATTGGGGATTTGAAAACTTCCAGTTTGATTGGCTCGTAAACTCCGATATGGCGGTCTACACCCTCGTGATTGCAGCAGTTTGGCAATCATCTGGCTTTGTTATGGCCATGTTCTTAGCTGGGCTTCGTGGCATTGATTCATCGATCATTAAAGCAGCGCAAATCGATGGTGCAAATTTGCCAACCATTTATTGGAAAATCATTTTGCCTTGTCTGCGTCCTGTGTTCTTTAGCGCAGTCATCATTACTTCTCACATCGCCATCAAGAGTTTTGATTTGGTGACGGCGATGACCGCAGGTGGTCCTGGATACTCATCCGACTTGCCAGCGCTATTTATGTACGCGCACTCATTTACTCGTGGACAGATTGGTCTTGGTGCCGCCAGTGCCATGATGATGCTGGCAGGGATACTGGCCATTTTGGTTCCGTATTTGTACTCAGAGCTTAGGGAGAAGAAATCATGA
- a CDS encoding response regulator transcription factor, translating into MQAKTHILVVDDDEEIRLLLEEYLTKAGFQVSGAEDGVEMELFIKAKGYPDLILLDVMLPGDDGFTLCQRVRRESQVPIIMLTAVSDETDQIIGLEIGADDYIAKPFSPRQLMARIKALLRRAHIHEDKHDDTPPRTIDFGDWHLDTIAHRMTNRVNGRSHDLSGSDFALLMLFLSRPNEILDRDTISFATRGREALPYERGIDVQLSRIRNRLGTSKAYPHYIKTMRGNGYILSVPVEYGQ; encoded by the coding sequence ATGCAGGCTAAGACGCACATTTTAGTGGTGGATGATGATGAGGAAATCCGTCTATTACTTGAAGAGTATCTGACAAAGGCAGGTTTTCAAGTCTCTGGGGCGGAAGATGGTGTAGAGATGGAGCTGTTCATCAAAGCCAAAGGCTATCCTGATCTCATTTTGCTTGATGTGATGCTACCTGGCGACGATGGATTCACATTGTGTCAACGAGTGAGGCGTGAATCTCAGGTACCGATTATTATGCTCACCGCGGTGTCCGATGAGACGGATCAGATCATTGGCCTTGAGATTGGTGCCGATGACTACATTGCCAAACCGTTTAGCCCAAGGCAGCTAATGGCTCGTATTAAAGCCTTGCTGCGCCGAGCGCACATTCACGAAGATAAACATGACGATACGCCACCTAGAACCATCGACTTTGGTGACTGGCATCTTGATACAATCGCACATCGAATGACTAATAGAGTTAACGGTCGAAGTCATGATCTCTCTGGCAGTGATTTTGCGCTGTTGATGCTGTTTTTATCGCGCCCGAACGAAATTCTCGACCGAGACACGATTTCCTTTGCCACGCGCGGCCGTGAGGCGCTGCCTTATGAGCGGGGAATTGATGTGCAGCTGAGCCGCATTCGTAATCGTCTTGGAACCAGCAAAGCCTATCCTCACTATATTAAAACCATGCGTGGTAACGGCTATATTTTATCAGTGCCTGTGGAGTATGGTCAGTAA
- a CDS encoding sigma-70 family RNA polymerase sigma factor: protein MMLLQPKYQHTQTEEESSIQELEKLVLQKNLKLINGLLYQYRYAVDEGTFEDLRQTAMMTLVIELRKFDHVANDDFRRAVAVRIRGELVDELRRRDYMERDKRQLVNRIKFAQQKLVQQLNREPTTVEVCHFLGIEDSDFQKAMSLVDVFDDIELENVVTAVPETDRQLLFEEVREVLETLPEMEKRILYLVYVKSLNTKEVAMVLDVNETKVHRLKHRGLDILKSRMRESDACKS from the coding sequence ATGATGTTATTGCAGCCCAAGTACCAACACACCCAAACCGAGGAAGAATCGAGTATTCAAGAGCTTGAGAAGTTGGTGCTGCAGAAAAACTTAAAGCTCATCAATGGGTTGTTGTACCAATACCGTTATGCCGTTGACGAAGGGACGTTTGAAGACTTACGCCAGACTGCCATGATGACTTTGGTTATTGAGCTGCGTAAGTTCGACCATGTCGCTAATGATGATTTTCGGCGTGCGGTGGCGGTGCGGATACGAGGCGAGTTGGTGGATGAGCTCAGGCGGCGTGATTATATGGAGCGTGATAAGCGTCAGCTCGTCAACCGCATTAAGTTTGCTCAGCAGAAGTTAGTCCAGCAGCTCAACCGAGAACCGACCACCGTTGAGGTTTGTCACTTTCTCGGCATCGAAGACAGTGATTTTCAAAAGGCGATGAGCCTGGTGGATGTGTTTGATGATATTGAACTGGAAAACGTAGTCACAGCGGTGCCGGAAACCGATCGGCAACTGCTGTTTGAGGAAGTCAGAGAGGTGCTCGAGACACTACCAGAGATGGAAAAACGCATTTTGTATCTGGTGTATGTCAAAAGTCTCAACACCAAAGAGGTGGCCATGGTGCTCGATGTCAATGAAACCAAGGTGCACCGTTTAAAGCATCGAGGATTGGACATTCTGAAAAGCAGAATGAGGGAGAGTGACGCATGCAAAAGCTGA
- a CDS encoding OmpA family protein, which translates to MEQPIVFARKGRKKRDPLQHGGWKVAMADLMISLMCLFLVLWILQVVDVDDQKKLLNYFAYGNDPIQHHGTTETGGNSVNPLPLPSVATSHYDAELHRINDTSVLSGEFNSQQELEVLAERVKQQLSGIDALGSVAVVITPQGLKLVIADSDKGPMFYRGGAKVTPFYQDLLLSLARLLANIENKMIITGHTDASRFKGGRTTNWELSSNRANSARYYLDKGGLRERHIFQVSGMSDTAPIDLDNPKSGINRRIELYILTAETLRQLNEVYKEFAAFSFDDTNPPLGGQELDSLLDSSKQQAIREATSNQPTTPFEVMKRYD; encoded by the coding sequence ATGGAGCAGCCCATTGTCTTTGCCAGAAAAGGCCGCAAAAAACGCGATCCTTTGCAGCATGGTGGCTGGAAGGTCGCGATGGCAGACTTGATGATCTCCCTGATGTGCTTGTTCTTGGTACTGTGGATTTTGCAGGTGGTCGACGTTGATGATCAGAAAAAACTGCTCAATTATTTCGCTTACGGTAATGACCCAATTCAACACCATGGTACTACGGAGACGGGCGGTAATTCTGTAAATCCGCTGCCTTTGCCTTCAGTTGCCACTTCGCACTACGATGCTGAGCTACATCGAATTAATGACACGTCCGTATTGTCTGGGGAGTTCAACAGTCAGCAGGAGCTTGAGGTACTGGCCGAGCGAGTTAAACAGCAGCTTAGTGGTATTGATGCCCTTGGCAGTGTTGCTGTCGTTATTACCCCTCAAGGCCTAAAGCTGGTTATCGCCGATTCTGACAAAGGCCCGATGTTTTATCGTGGTGGTGCCAAAGTGACGCCGTTTTATCAAGACTTGTTACTGAGTTTGGCGCGATTACTGGCCAATATCGAAAATAAAATGATTATTACAGGTCACACCGATGCAAGCCGATTCAAAGGCGGGCGCACTACCAATTGGGAGTTGTCGAGCAATCGAGCTAACAGTGCTCGTTACTATCTTGATAAAGGAGGCCTGAGAGAGCGTCATATCTTCCAAGTATCTGGTATGAGCGATACCGCCCCCATTGATCTCGACAACCCGAAATCTGGTATTAATCGTCGAATCGAATTGTATATCTTAACGGCAGAAACCTTGCGCCAACTTAACGAGGTGTATAAAGAATTTGCGGCGTTCAGCTTCGATGACACGAATCCCCCATTGGGTGGGCAAGAGCTTGACTCACTGCTTGATAGCTCTAAGCAACAGGCGATCCGTGAAGCGACAAGCAATCAGCCGACTACGCCTTTTGAGGTCATGAAGCGCTATGACTAA
- a CDS encoding flagellar biosynthesis sigma factor: MIKIAVTFLLTLTLCLAGFVLYQSNIISMQMISGWFSSEEPSEVIIEQVEVQVDNVLVPINLGNRQSLLLLDVSLFTPSDNESYLNEQRSRIKNRIIKKFSVKDREYFFNKEFIYVIQDDLKDDLSEVASLQVGDVLVTKAVFQ; this comes from the coding sequence ATGATTAAAATTGCTGTGACGTTTCTACTCACCCTGACTTTATGCCTAGCAGGCTTCGTGCTTTACCAAAGCAACATAATCTCAATGCAGATGATTAGCGGCTGGTTTAGCTCAGAGGAGCCATCGGAAGTCATTATTGAGCAGGTTGAAGTGCAAGTGGATAACGTGCTGGTACCCATCAACCTTGGCAACCGACAAAGCTTGCTGCTGCTCGATGTTTCATTGTTTACGCCAAGTGACAATGAGAGCTACCTCAACGAGCAGCGCAGTCGAATCAAGAATCGAATCATTAAGAAATTTAGTGTTAAAGACCGGGAGTATTTTTTTAATAAAGAGTTTATCTACGTAATACAAGACGATCTCAAAGACGATCTATCAGAAGTCGCCTCTTTGCAAGTGGGAGATGTGCTCGTGACCAAGGCTGTGTTTCAGTAG
- a CDS encoding flagellar hook-length control protein FliK: protein MQLQTHSHAQGTLFALLGAIETSVSGQHDSSLAQSNRWHSAREIGGTQMTPLAQSFQTLYNTLEQLSYSFDVTENTKEPLPEVVKASALIPNDNQLESYDLSLTSETGCESHEGVEAELSPESNPLFSSLPTSPSVSESSKYHDYHDIEEIVSTDSTLSETTTPLMNMLSEQVKRGVQTRTLVEGDEPIQSKIAADVASVLESHLQDMQASEPPVLSVSGEVQLIHRLVAEAVSANSANTHRSDLNLLSQYASSMQSQTPSSLKVNEAGWRAVVNQLQPTNNVTLPVTTETISPTLDSGVGRPSSLSLSVEKSLPIEAQRQIYQVVKDKVQLQVDMNTQVARIRFDPPELGRMEMVLRIEGDKLTVHMNASAATTREALLATSERLRHELIAQNSALSEVEVALSQQRRSANPEQYHASFFSQEPEDIDETELLSVPEYTAYIARV, encoded by the coding sequence ATGCAATTACAAACTCATTCGCACGCCCAAGGTACCCTTTTTGCCTTGCTTGGAGCCATAGAAACGTCGGTTTCTGGTCAACATGACTCATCACTGGCGCAGAGCAATCGCTGGCATTCAGCCCGAGAAATCGGCGGAACCCAAATGACGCCGTTAGCGCAGTCATTTCAAACACTCTATAACACACTAGAGCAGCTATCCTATTCCTTTGACGTTACTGAGAATACAAAAGAGCCTCTTCCTGAAGTCGTAAAAGCCAGCGCTTTGATACCCAATGACAACCAATTGGAATCTTATGATTTATCTTTGACGTCAGAAACCGGCTGCGAATCACATGAAGGTGTGGAAGCGGAATTGAGTCCCGAGTCGAATCCGTTGTTTTCCTCTTTGCCGACGAGTCCGTCCGTTAGCGAGAGTAGCAAGTACCACGATTATCACGACATTGAGGAGATAGTATCAACCGATTCAACGCTTTCCGAAACTACCACCCCTTTGATGAACATGCTGTCCGAACAAGTGAAAAGAGGTGTGCAAACAAGAACTCTAGTTGAGGGTGATGAACCGATACAAAGTAAGATCGCTGCCGATGTTGCTTCGGTACTGGAGAGTCACTTGCAAGATATGCAGGCGAGTGAGCCCCCAGTGCTGTCAGTATCGGGAGAAGTTCAACTCATCCATAGATTAGTGGCGGAAGCCGTGTCTGCGAACAGCGCCAATACACATCGTTCCGATTTAAATTTATTGTCACAGTACGCCAGCTCCATGCAAAGCCAAACACCGAGTAGCCTCAAGGTTAATGAAGCTGGCTGGAGGGCTGTTGTTAATCAGCTGCAACCTACTAATAACGTTACTCTACCTGTAACAACGGAGACTATCTCTCCCACGTTAGATAGCGGGGTGGGGAGACCCTCCTCTTTGAGCTTGTCGGTTGAAAAAAGTCTACCCATTGAAGCACAAAGGCAAATCTATCAAGTAGTGAAGGATAAGGTGCAGCTGCAGGTTGATATGAATACCCAGGTGGCACGAATACGTTTTGACCCACCAGAGCTTGGGCGTATGGAGATGGTACTTCGAATAGAAGGGGATAAGCTGACGGTGCATATGAACGCTTCGGCAGCGACCACACGAGAGGCCTTATTGGCAACGTCAGAGCGACTACGTCATGAGTTAATCGCTCAAAATAGTGCTCTCTCGGAAGTCGAGGTTGCATTATCGCAGCAACGCCGCTCAGCCAATCCCGAGCAATATCACGCATCTTTTTTCTCACAAGAGCCTGAGGATATTGATGAGACAGAGCTACTTAGCGTACCTGAGTACACAGCATATATTGCGAGGGTGTAG
- a CDS encoding ABC transporter substrate-binding protein, translating into MKMNKTLLTLSLAAATLPSLSSAGEVEVLHWWTSGGEAKSVQALKAMLEEQGHSWKDFAVAGGGGESAMTVLKTRAVSGNPPSAAQIKGHDIQEWGGLGFLTNLDDVAQSGGWDASVPSMVTDVMKFNGEYVAVPVNVHRVNWLWANPEVLAKAGVEVPKTLDDFFAAAEKIKAAGYIPLAHGGQPWQDATVFEAVALDVLGSDDYRKAFVDLDMDTLSGDKMVEVFTKFQKVHDYIDANSPGRDWNVATSMVINGEAAMQIMGDWAKGEFTAAGKVPGKDYICAPAPGTDGQFTHNVDSFAFFEIKDESNVAAQKALAATILDKKFQEVFNLNKGSIPVRTDMDMSAFDQCALDSMASFKATAKTGDLVPSMAHGMSTTSYAQGAIYDVVTNFFNDPKADPKEAAQKLAKAVKAAI; encoded by the coding sequence ATGAAAATGAATAAAACCCTACTGACCCTATCCCTCGCTGCTGCCACCCTACCTTCGCTGTCGAGCGCTGGTGAAGTTGAAGTACTTCACTGGTGGACTTCTGGTGGTGAGGCAAAATCCGTCCAAGCACTAAAAGCGATGCTGGAAGAACAAGGTCACTCATGGAAGGACTTTGCAGTAGCTGGTGGTGGCGGTGAAAGTGCGATGACAGTACTAAAAACTCGAGCAGTATCGGGTAATCCTCCTTCGGCGGCGCAAATCAAAGGCCATGACATTCAAGAGTGGGGCGGCTTGGGCTTCCTGACGAATCTTGATGATGTTGCACAGTCTGGTGGATGGGATGCCAGCGTACCTAGCATGGTCACAGACGTGATGAAGTTCAACGGCGAATACGTAGCAGTACCAGTCAATGTTCACCGTGTTAACTGGCTGTGGGCAAACCCAGAGGTTTTAGCAAAAGCGGGCGTAGAAGTACCGAAAACGCTGGATGATTTCTTTGCTGCTGCAGAGAAAATCAAAGCAGCAGGTTACATCCCTCTCGCACACGGTGGTCAGCCTTGGCAAGACGCAACCGTATTTGAAGCCGTTGCGCTGGACGTACTTGGTTCAGATGACTACCGTAAAGCGTTTGTCGACCTAGATATGGACACGCTATCAGGTGACAAGATGGTCGAAGTCTTCACCAAGTTCCAAAAAGTGCATGACTACATCGATGCGAACTCTCCGGGCCGTGACTGGAACGTTGCAACCTCGATGGTTATCAATGGTGAAGCGGCAATGCAAATCATGGGTGACTGGGCGAAAGGTGAGTTCACTGCCGCGGGTAAGGTACCGGGCAAAGACTATATCTGTGCTCCAGCGCCAGGTACAGATGGCCAGTTCACGCATAACGTCGATAGTTTCGCGTTCTTTGAAATCAAAGATGAAAGCAACGTAGCGGCGCAAAAAGCGTTAGCAGCAACTATCTTGGATAAGAAGTTCCAAGAAGTGTTCAACCTCAACAAGGGTTCAATCCCAGTTCGTACCGATATGGACATGAGCGCGTTTGACCAATGTGCTCTGGACTCAATGGCGAGCTTCAAAGCCACGGCGAAAACCGGTGATCTTGTCCCGAGTATGGCACACGGTATGTCGACAACCAGTTACGCTCAAGGTGCTATCTACGACGTAGTCACAAACTTCTTTAACGATCCAAAAGCGGATCCAAAAGAAGCAGCACAGAAGCTAGCGAAAGCAGTTAAAGCGGCTATCTAG
- a CDS encoding ATP-binding protein → MVRARWFKRLSPNSLVARTLLLTLLAVFFSQGVLTTIWYQKTKQDELSGIRDTSASMATMFASTVTFFQKLPIKYRHIVLDQIRNMGGTRFFVSFNHEELLVDPIPDTPLKEAAMMSVQRVLVDKLPTIEAVKVDFSKAENLRLLKNDIFLSDLPRSWAHHTLTLGPLDPPILVVQLKLKPGEWIYIAALLPSPYMQLDDQFFSKDQLVFLVIFTSLMLMLTFLLVRAQVKPLKRLAKAANEMSMDIDQSPLKEQGATELVTATRAFNRMQTRIRKYVADREHLFSSISHDLKTPITRLRLRAELLDDDTKRNKFNQDLDDLEMMVKGALQCVRDTDLHENNDFIDLNEMIRNVSETYNQVHTQVSFTAQPMEPVVLKPLAIKRVLTNLIDNAVKYGKHAFVSIEESPAWIVITILDKGHGIPDAQLEAVFEPYTRLANDKDGHGLGLGICRSILHGLGGDLVIRNAQQGGLEAKIYLPPNLEA, encoded by the coding sequence ATGGTTAGAGCGCGATGGTTCAAGCGGCTAAGCCCCAATTCGTTGGTAGCACGCACACTGCTGCTTACTTTGTTAGCGGTATTTTTCTCTCAAGGTGTACTCACGACTATTTGGTATCAGAAAACCAAGCAAGATGAGCTTTCTGGTATCCGTGATACCTCAGCGAGCATGGCGACCATGTTTGCTTCTACCGTCACTTTCTTTCAAAAGTTGCCGATTAAATACCGTCATATTGTGTTAGATCAGATCCGCAATATGGGCGGTACGCGCTTTTTTGTCTCTTTTAATCATGAAGAGCTACTGGTTGACCCTATCCCTGATACACCGCTTAAAGAGGCGGCAATGATGTCGGTACAGAGGGTGTTGGTCGATAAGCTGCCTACCATTGAAGCGGTCAAAGTGGACTTCTCAAAAGCAGAGAACCTTAGGCTGCTTAAAAACGACATTTTCTTAAGTGACTTACCAAGATCTTGGGCCCATCACACGCTGACTCTCGGCCCGCTTGACCCTCCTATATTGGTGGTGCAGTTAAAGCTCAAGCCGGGTGAGTGGATTTATATTGCTGCTTTATTGCCATCTCCGTATATGCAGTTGGACGATCAGTTTTTCTCCAAAGATCAGTTGGTGTTTTTGGTGATATTTACTTCATTGATGCTGATGCTGACATTCTTGTTGGTCCGAGCTCAAGTGAAGCCGCTCAAGCGTCTCGCGAAAGCGGCCAACGAGATGAGCATGGATATCGACCAGTCGCCACTCAAGGAGCAGGGAGCTACCGAGCTTGTTACGGCGACTCGGGCGTTCAATCGCATGCAAACTCGGATCCGCAAATACGTTGCGGACAGAGAACATTTGTTTTCGTCCATTTCTCACGATCTCAAAACGCCGATCACCCGTTTACGGTTGAGAGCAGAACTGCTTGATGATGACACTAAGCGCAATAAATTTAATCAAGATCTTGATGACTTGGAAATGATGGTGAAAGGGGCGCTTCAATGTGTGCGGGATACGGATTTGCATGAGAACAATGACTTCATTGACCTTAACGAGATGATTCGCAATGTTTCCGAAACGTATAACCAAGTCCACACTCAGGTTAGCTTTACCGCACAGCCGATGGAGCCTGTCGTGCTCAAGCCACTGGCGATAAAACGAGTCCTCACTAACCTTATTGATAACGCGGTGAAGTACGGTAAACATGCATTTGTGTCGATAGAAGAGAGTCCCGCCTGGATCGTCATCACAATTTTAGATAAAGGTCATGGCATACCAGATGCGCAGCTAGAAGCGGTATTTGAACCATATACTCGTCTTGCGAATGACAAAGATGGTCACGGGCTAGGTCTTGGGATCTGCCGCAGTATCTTGCATGGACTGGGGGGAGACTTAGTGATCCGCAATGCGCAGCAGGGTGGATTGGAGGCCAAGATCTATCTTCCGCCGAATCTGGAGGCTTAG
- the motA gene encoding flagellar motor stator protein MotA, which yields MQKLIGVVVVLSVIFGGFIFLGGKFEFIFKWSEIIIIFGAAFASLLMSTTSGTLKLMTQQLGLAFRATPYNKDYYQELLSLMFELINTARVQNIKALDIHVENPDSSKIFNKYRRVTNDRLTTNFIIDSFRQVITGKQSHHLLEAFLEEEIEHLDDEYTKPSEKLHATAEAMPGLGILAAVMGIILTMQGLDGEITEIGKNIAAALVGTFTGVFGCYCVLGPMSSSIKDVSESQVAPLHCVKSILSAYSQGQSAHMCANAGRKNIETRYKPSFVELEKAVEVLRSQPS from the coding sequence ATGCAAAAGCTGATAGGGGTTGTCGTGGTGCTCAGTGTCATTTTTGGTGGCTTTATTTTCCTAGGTGGCAAGTTTGAATTCATCTTTAAGTGGTCTGAAATCATTATTATTTTTGGTGCTGCCTTCGCCAGCTTACTGATGTCGACAACATCGGGCACCCTCAAGCTAATGACGCAGCAACTAGGGTTAGCTTTTCGAGCGACACCTTACAATAAAGACTACTACCAAGAGCTGCTCTCTTTGATGTTTGAGCTAATTAATACTGCTCGCGTGCAAAATATTAAGGCGCTAGACATCCACGTGGAGAATCCAGATTCGAGTAAGATCTTTAACAAGTACCGTCGGGTGACCAATGATAGGTTGACCACCAACTTTATTATTGATTCGTTTCGACAAGTCATCACGGGTAAGCAGTCGCACCACTTGTTGGAAGCGTTTCTAGAAGAGGAAATTGAACACCTTGATGATGAGTACACCAAACCGTCTGAGAAGTTGCATGCGACCGCCGAGGCGATGCCAGGTTTGGGGATATTGGCAGCGGTGATGGGCATTATTCTAACCATGCAAGGGTTAGACGGTGAAATCACTGAAATAGGAAAAAACATTGCTGCGGCGCTGGTGGGTACCTTTACTGGCGTGTTCGGTTGCTACTGTGTGCTTGGGCCAATGTCGAGCAGCATCAAAGATGTTTCAGAGAGTCAGGTGGCGCCTTTGCATTGTGTGAAATCAATATTGTCAGCTTACTCTCAAGGTCAGTCGGCACATATGTGTGCTAACGCGGGAAGGAAGAATATTGAAACTCGATACAAGCCGTCGTTTGTCGAGCTGGAAAAAGCGGTAGAAGTCTTGCGTTCGCAGCCTTCTTGA